A single region of the Strigops habroptila isolate Jane chromosome 3, bStrHab1.2.pri, whole genome shotgun sequence genome encodes:
- the PHC1 gene encoding polyhomeotic-like protein 1: protein METESEQNSSSTSGSSSSGGSARPQISQMSLYERQAVQALQALQRQPNAAQYFHQFMLQQQLNSAQLHSLAAVQQATIAASRQASSPNTSTPQQTTTTQASINLATTSAAQLISRSQSVSSPSATTLTQSVLLGNTTSPPLNQSQAQMYLRPQLGNLLQVNRTLGRNVPLASQLILMPNGAVAAVQQEVPPTQSPGVHADTDQVQNLAVRSQQTSATNAQLQGSAQKAALPGSSQASGLPQATSTGQTLAVAQASSGSSGQSLNLSQGAAGSNGVSGGVVASGGNQTSTGLSQTSSAGAAGSCQRKGTGVVQPLPVAAAQAVTVSQGSQTEAENAATKKGETDSGGQQTVGMNLTRTATPAPSQTLISSATYTQIQPHSLIQQQQQIHLQKQVVIQQQIAIHHQQQFQHRQSQLLHTATHLQLAQQQQQQQAPSLAQQQQQAQPPQQQAPPQNQQQAQTLVVQPMLQSQPQPVQLQQDSPCQPATKSPVPIQSKSLVTPIKPPQLGPAKMSATQQPPPHIPVQVVGTRQQGSGQAQALGLAQIAAAVPTSRGMPAVVQPVSQALAASPSSSSAPASSQEAPPLATGVNLAQVQGTAHMVKSPASSPVVAQMPAAFYMQSVQLPGKSQTLAVKRKAESEEEKEESPSVTALLPARSSPVTDSPKNVEEKSGLGDKSDSAATATPNTPSSEGASVTPTSAPTPNLAMVSRQVGDSKPPQAIVKPQILTHIIEGFVIQEGAEPFPVGCSQLLKESEKPLQGEAPSGQSENLSSNSLGGDSASMELDKKANLLKCEYCGKYAPATQFRGSKRFCSMTCAKRYNVSCSHQFRLQRKKMKEFQEASYARVRRRGPRRSSSDMARTKIQGKRHRGQEDSSRGSDNSSYDEALSPTSPGPLSVRASHGERDLANSSMAPPTPDLHGINPVFLSSNPSRWSVEEVYEFIASLQGCQEIAEEFRSQEIDGQALLLLKEEHLMSAMNIKLGPALKICAKINVLKET, encoded by the exons ATGGAGACCGAAAGTGAGCAGAACTCCAGCTCCACCAGCGGGAGCTCCAGTTCTGGAGGAAGTGCCCGTCCTCAGATATCGCAGATGTCTCTCTATGAGCGACAGGCAGTACAG gCCCTGCAGGCACTCCAGAGACAGCCCAATGCAGCCCAGTACTTTCATCAGTTtatgctccagcagcagcttaaCAGTGCCCAGCTtcacagcctggctgctgttCAGCAG GCTACAATTGCAGCCAGTAGACAGGCCAGCTCCCCCAACACCAGCACCCCACAACAGACCACCACCACCCAAGCCTCT aTCAACCTAGCCACCACATCAGCTGCTCAGCTGATCAGCCGGTCACAGAGTGTGAGTTCCCCCAGCGCCACAACCCTGACACAATCTGTGCTCCTTGGGAACACCACCTCACCACCTCTCAACCAGTCACAGGCCCAGATGTATCTTCGG CCACAGCTGGGGAACCTGTTGCAGGTAAACCGAACCTTGGGCCGCAATGTGCCTCTTGCCTCCCAACTCATCCTGATGCCCAACGGGGCTGTGGCCGCTGTGCAGCAGGAGGTACCACCCACCCAGTCTCCTGGTGTCCATGCAGACACAGACCAG GTGCAGAACTTGGCTGTGAGGAGCCAGCAGACCTCAGCTACCAATGCCCAGCTCCAAGGCTCTGCTCAGaaggcagctctgccagggagtTCCCAGGCTTCAGGCTTACCACAGGCCACCAGCACAGGCCAGACCTTGGCAGTGGCTCAGGCCTCCTCTGGAAGCTCAGGCCAGTCCCTCAACTTGAGCCAGGGGGCAGCGGGCAGCAATGGTGTCTCTGGGGGTGTGGTGGCAAGTGGTGGGAACCAGACCTCAACAGGCTTGAGCCAGACCTCCTCAGCAGGCGCCGCTGGCAGTTGCCAAAGGAAGGGCACAGGAGTGGTTCAGCCGTTACCAGTGGCGGCTGCCCAGGCTGTGACTGTTAGCCAGGGAAGCCAGACAGAGGCAGAGAATGCAGCCACAAAGAAGGGTGAAACGGACAGTGGTGGACAGCAAACAGTGGGCATGAACCTGACCAGGACCGCTACACCAGCACCCAGCCAGACACTCATCAGCTCGG ccACATACACACAGATACAGCCACACTCGTtgatccagcagcagcagcagatccacCTGCAGAAGCAGGTGGTGATCCAGCAGCAGATTGCCATTCATCACCAGCAGCAGTTCCAGCACCGCCAGTCCCAGCTCCTCCACACAGCCACCCATCTTCAGCTGGcccaacagcagcaacaacagcaagCACCATCTCTGgcccaacagcagcagcaagctcaacctccacagcagcaggctccacctcaaaaccagcagcaggcTCAGACCCTTGTGGTGCAACCTATGTTGCAGTCCCAGCCACAGcctgtgcagctccagcaggaCAGTCCTTGCCAGCCAGCCACCAAGTCACCTGTTCCAATTCAGTCCAAATCTCTGGTCACCCCCATCAAGCCACCTCAGCTTGGGCCTGCCAAAATGTCAGCAACGCAGCAACCTCCACCACACATCCCAGTGCAGGTGGTGGGTACTCGGCAGCAGGGCTCAGGCCAAGCCCAAGCACTGGGTTTGGCTCAgattgctgcagcagtgccGACATCCCGGGGAATGCCAGCCGTGGTCCAGCCTGTTTCCCAAGCCCTTGCTGCTTCCCCATCATCATCTTCAGCTCCAGCATCCTCACAGGAAGCTCCCCCTCTCGCCACAGGGGTGAATTTGGCACAAGTTCAAGGCACAGCCCACATGGTGAAGAGCCCAGCCTCCTCTCCAGTTGTGGCTCAGATGCCAGCAGCATTCTACATGCAGTCTGTCCAGTTGCCA GGCAAATCCCAGACCTTAGCGGTAAAGCGCAAGGCAGAGTcggaggaggagaaggaggagtcACCCAGTGTCACTGCACTCCTGCCTGCCAGGTCCTCTCCTGTGACAGACAGCCCCAAAAACGTGGAGGAGAAGAGTGGCCTTGGAG ATAAATCCGATTCTGCTGCCACTGCAACCCCAAATACCCCCTCAAGTGAAGGAGCATCAGTCACCCCCACCTCTGCTCCCACCCCAAACCTGGCAATGGTGTCACGTCAGGTGGGAGACTCCAAACCCCCACAAGCCATCGTGAAGCCCCAGATCCTCACACATATCATTGAAGGCTTTGTCAtccaggaaggagcagagccCTTTCCG GTGGGTTGTTCTCAGCTGCTGAAAGAATCTGAGAAACCACTGCAGGGAGAGGCTCCTTCTGGCCAGAGTGAAAACCTGTCCAGCAATTCTCTGGGAGGGGACAGTGCTTCTATGG AGCTTGATAAGAAGGCAAACTTGCTAAAGTGTGAATACTGTGGGAAGTATGCCCCAGCAACCCAGTTCCGTGGCTCCAAAAGGTTTTGTTCCATGACCTGTGCTAAAAG GTACAATGTCAGCTGCAGCCATCAGTTTcggctgcagaggaagaagatgaaggaaTTCCAGGAAGCTAGCTATGCCCGTGTGCGCCGGCGGGGCCCGCGGCGCAGCAGCTCTGACATGGCGCGAACAAAGATCCAGGGCAAGCGCCACAGG GGCCAAGAAGACTCAAGTCGAGGCTCTGATAACTCCAGCTATGATGAAGCTTTGTCCCCTACCTCTCCAGGACCCCTGTCAGTAAGGGCCAGTCATGGAGAGAGGGACCTGGCAAACTCTAGCATGGCCCCACCTACCCCAGACCTACATGGCATCAACCCAGTCTTCCTGTCCAGCAATCCCAGTCGTTGGAGTGTGGAGGAAGTGTACGAGTTCATTGCATCACTGCAAG GGTGCCAGGAGATTGCAGAGGAGTTTCGGTCACAGGAAATAGATGGCCAGGCACTGTTGCTTCTGAAGGAGGAACATCTCATGAGTGCCATGAACATCAAGCTGGGACCAGCTCTCAAGATCTGTGCCAAGATCAACGTCCTCAAGGAGACCTAA